A section of the Rhodobacter sp. genome encodes:
- the truA gene encoding tRNA pseudouridine(38-40) synthase TruA, whose product MPRFAFRVEYLGTPFNGWQRQDSQPSVQQAIEEALARVEPAEPRIAAAGRTDTGVHATGQVAHADLTRDWAPERLMEAVNHHLKPLPVALTACARVTEDFHARFSAIERRYTFRLVARRAPVVQDAGQVWQVRHPLDVAAMRAGARALIGTHDFTTFRASLCQARSPVKSLDEITLDAVPYPAGVEIRFHLRARSFLHNQVRSIVGTLERVGAGAWPPGRVAEALAARDRAACGPVCPPQGLCLTGVGYPEDPFAG is encoded by the coding sequence ATGCCCCGCTTCGCCTTTCGCGTCGAATACCTGGGAACGCCGTTCAACGGCTGGCAACGCCAGGACAGCCAACCCTCGGTCCAGCAGGCCATCGAAGAGGCGCTTGCGCGGGTCGAGCCGGCCGAGCCCCGCATCGCCGCCGCCGGGCGCACCGATACCGGCGTCCATGCCACGGGCCAGGTCGCCCATGCCGATCTGACCCGCGACTGGGCGCCCGAGCGGCTGATGGAGGCGGTGAACCACCATCTGAAGCCCCTGCCCGTCGCGCTGACCGCCTGCGCCCGCGTGACCGAGGATTTCCACGCGCGCTTTTCCGCCATCGAGCGGCGCTATACCTTCCGGCTGGTGGCCCGGCGCGCCCCGGTGGTGCAGGACGCAGGCCAGGTCTGGCAAGTGCGCCATCCGCTCGATGTGGCGGCGATGCGCGCGGGCGCCCGGGCGCTGATCGGCACGCATGATTTCACGACGTTCCGCGCCAGCCTGTGCCAGGCCAGATCGCCGGTGAAGTCGCTGGACGAGATCACCCTGGACGCGGTGCCCTATCCCGCCGGGGTCGAAATCCGGTTCCACCTGCGCGCGCGCAGCTTCCTGCACAACCAGGTGCGTTCGATCGTCGGCACGCTGGAACGGGTCGGCGCCGGCGCCTGGCCTCCCGGCCGCGTGGCCGAGGCGCTGGCCGCCCGCGACCGCGCCGCCTGCGGGCCGGTCTGCCCGCCGCAGGGGTTGTGCCTGACAGGCGTGGGATACCCCGAGGACCCGTTCGCGGGTTGA
- a CDS encoding glutathione S-transferase family protein, which yields MTLYTLHYAPDNASLVVRLALEELGLTYRTELVDRSIRQQKSAAFLRLNPAGLIPVLETPQGPLSETAAILLWLTETHGAPPSGRPLAPPPGDPARGPVLKWLFWLSNSLHADLRIVFYPQQYVGPDIDAMEALHAGVTRRLAGHYTLLEALVGQPWFGGADPTILDLYAAVTMRWAALYAPMGAWFTAADYPGLKALVQRLETRPSVQAAIRAEGLGATPFSAPKPCQPPEGTAL from the coding sequence CTGACTTTGTATACCCTGCACTACGCCCCCGACAACGCCTCGCTCGTCGTGCGCCTCGCGCTCGAGGAACTGGGCCTGACCTATCGCACGGAACTGGTGGACCGCAGCATCCGCCAGCAGAAAAGCGCGGCCTTTCTCAGGCTGAACCCCGCGGGGCTGATCCCGGTGCTGGAAACGCCGCAGGGCCCGCTGTCGGAAACCGCCGCGATCCTGCTGTGGCTGACGGAAACCCATGGCGCGCCGCCCTCGGGCCGACCGCTGGCGCCCCCGCCCGGCGATCCCGCGCGCGGGCCGGTCCTGAAATGGCTGTTCTGGCTGTCGAATTCCCTGCACGCCGATCTGCGGATCGTCTTTTATCCGCAGCAATACGTCGGCCCGGACATCGACGCGATGGAGGCCCTGCACGCGGGCGTGACGCGGCGCCTCGCGGGGCATTACACCCTGCTCGAAGCTCTCGTGGGCCAACCCTGGTTCGGCGGCGCGGATCCGACAATCCTGGACCTCTATGCCGCCGTGACGATGCGCTGGGCGGCGCTCTATGCCCCCATGGGCGCCTGGTTCACGGCCGCTGACTACCCGGGGCTCAAGGCCCTGGTGCAAAGGCTGGAAACCCGTCCCTCGGTCCAGGCCGCGATCCGGGCCGAGGGGCTGGGCGCCACCCCTTTCAGCGCGCCCAAACCCTGCCAGCCGCCCGAGGGCACCGCGCTCTGA
- a CDS encoding SDR family NAD(P)-dependent oxidoreductase, whose protein sequence is MTDVLLSIGHGYAGRATETALPDGWRVLGTSRQPGAAVRWPQDAARAMAEATHLLSWVPPGPDGDPVLPVIADLPAPHLRWIGYASASSLYGDTAGAWIDETAPDAPTTERGRARHAAERAWEGFARTRGLPLARLRIAGIYGPGRSALDAIKAGRAQRVTRPGQVFNRIHVDDLGRIAAAAARVRFDGPLIVSDHEPAPPADVTTYAARLLGLPPPPEIPYAEARLSPTAQSFWAENKRLRSRHLDALGVRLDYPTYREGLSALASRDPHAGG, encoded by the coding sequence ATGACGGATGTTCTGCTTTCCATCGGCCACGGCTATGCCGGCCGCGCGACCGAGACCGCGTTGCCGGACGGCTGGCGGGTGCTGGGCACCTCGCGCCAGCCCGGCGCGGCGGTGCGCTGGCCCCAGGATGCCGCCCGCGCCATGGCCGAGGCCACGCATCTGCTGTCCTGGGTGCCGCCAGGGCCCGACGGCGACCCGGTGCTGCCGGTGATCGCCGACCTGCCCGCACCGCACTTGCGCTGGATCGGCTATGCCTCGGCCTCGAGCCTCTATGGCGACACCGCCGGTGCCTGGATCGACGAAACCGCCCCCGACGCGCCGACGACCGAGAGGGGCCGCGCGCGCCATGCCGCCGAACGGGCCTGGGAGGGCTTTGCCCGAACGCGCGGCCTGCCGCTGGCGCGGCTGCGCATCGCCGGTATCTACGGGCCCGGCCGCTCGGCGCTGGATGCGATCAAGGCCGGACGCGCCCAGCGGGTGACGCGGCCCGGGCAGGTCTTCAACCGCATCCATGTGGACGATCTGGGCCGGATCGCCGCCGCCGCCGCCCGGGTCCGGTTCGACGGCCCGCTGATCGTGTCGGATCACGAACCCGCCCCGCCCGCCGATGTCACGACCTATGCCGCGCGCCTGCTGGGCCTGCCCCCACCCCCCGAAATCCCCTATGCCGAGGCCCGCCTGTCACCGACCGCGCAAAGCTTCTGGGCGGAGAACAAGCGCCTCAGGTCGCGCCATCTCGACGCGCTGGGCGTCCGGCTGGACTATCCCACCTACCGCGAGGGGTTGAGCGCGCTCGCCTCGCGCGACCCACACGCCGGGGGGTGA
- a CDS encoding YcjX family protein — translation MPSLTGRLVQSIEAVGDTVSEAFFEPVVRLGVTGLSRAGKTVFITALVQNLMEPGRMQRMRAVQAGHIHGVWLQPQPDMTLPRFDYESHLAALTGDAPRWPDGTRAVSELRLSFRLAPTGLLAGLTGLGGPRKLHLDIVDYPGEWLLDLGLMGKSYADWSAELLARLPSRDQAGPFLALLDGTDPQRAHDESVAQDLARSFTAYLTEARAAGWSDCSPGRFLLPGDLAGSPVLTFAPLPGAEGRRGSLWREMARRFDGYKAQVVRPFFEAHFARIDRQVVLIDVLEAVHQGPAALEDQRRAMAEVLQAFRPGANGFFSSLLRGRRVEKILFAATKADHLHHTQHPRLTALVEAMLREARDRARFSGAETAALSLAALRATVEETRDYSGRAVDVVRGRLMDGRQAAVNAGELPEDPARLLAPARDGAGRWLQGDYGVMHFAPPVLNRIPGQGLPHIRLDAAAEFLIGDKLV, via the coding sequence ATGCCCTCACTGACCGGACGCCTCGTGCAGTCGATCGAAGCCGTGGGCGACACGGTGTCCGAGGCGTTCTTCGAGCCGGTGGTGCGGCTGGGGGTGACCGGGCTCAGCCGTGCGGGCAAGACGGTGTTCATTACCGCGCTGGTGCAGAACCTGATGGAGCCGGGGCGCATGCAGCGGATGCGCGCCGTTCAGGCCGGGCACATCCATGGCGTCTGGTTGCAGCCGCAGCCCGACATGACACTGCCGCGGTTCGACTATGAATCGCATCTGGCGGCGCTGACGGGCGACGCGCCACGCTGGCCTGACGGCACCCGCGCGGTCAGCGAGCTCAGACTCAGCTTCCGGCTGGCGCCGACGGGCCTGCTTGCGGGCCTCACCGGGCTGGGGGGACCGCGCAAGCTGCACCTCGACATCGTGGATTATCCCGGCGAATGGCTGCTGGACCTGGGCCTGATGGGCAAGAGCTATGCCGACTGGTCGGCCGAGCTGCTGGCCCGCCTGCCCAGCCGCGACCAGGCCGGGCCTTTCCTGGCGCTGCTCGACGGCACCGACCCGCAGCGCGCGCATGACGAAAGCGTGGCGCAGGACCTGGCGCGAAGCTTCACCGCCTACCTGACCGAGGCCCGCGCCGCCGGCTGGTCCGATTGCTCGCCCGGGCGGTTCCTGCTGCCGGGCGACCTGGCCGGATCGCCCGTCCTGACCTTTGCGCCCCTGCCCGGTGCCGAGGGCCGGCGCGGCAGCCTGTGGCGCGAGATGGCGCGCCGCTTTGACGGCTACAAGGCGCAGGTCGTCCGCCCCTTCTTCGAGGCCCATTTTGCCCGCATCGACCGGCAGGTCGTGCTGATCGACGTGCTCGAGGCGGTGCATCAGGGCCCGGCCGCGCTGGAAGATCAGCGCCGCGCCATGGCCGAGGTGTTGCAGGCCTTTCGCCCCGGGGCGAACGGGTTCTTCTCGTCGCTACTGAGGGGGCGGCGGGTCGAGAAGATCCTGTTCGCCGCGACCAAGGCCGACCACCTGCACCACACCCAACACCCCCGCCTGACCGCCCTGGTCGAGGCGATGCTGCGCGAGGCGCGCGACCGCGCCCGCTTTTCGGGCGCCGAGACCGCCGCGTTGTCGCTGGCCGCGCTGCGCGCCACGGTCGAGGAAACCCGCGACTACAGCGGCCGTGCGGTCGATGTGGTGCGCGGGCGGCTGATGGACGGCCGGCAAGCCGCGGTCAATGCGGGCGAACTGCCCGAGGACCCGGCGCGTCTGCTGGCCCCCGCCCGCGACGGGGCCGGGCGCTGGTTGCAAGGCGATTACGGCGTGATGCATTTCGCGCCCCCGGTGCTGAACCGCATCCCGGGGCAGGGCCTGCCGCATATCCGTCTGGACGCGGCGGCGGAATTCCTGATCGGCGACAAGCTGGTCTGA
- the rpiA gene encoding ribose-5-phosphate isomerase RpiA: protein MVLQLTPIDRAKFAAARRAVDLVEDGMKLGLGTGSTAAWMVRALAERVREENLRLTCAATSRRTAELGQELGLKVLPLDEAGWLDLTIDGTDEFDADLTLIKGGGGALLREKIVATASDRMVVITDASKEVKTLGHFPLPVEVIPFGWQASRMLIEELLNAMDVMGTNATLRMNGERPFVTDEGNVILDLGLGRIGNPRQLSLALNQVPGVIENGLFIDICDAVVIGYADGRVEFRDLTEGTVENERIIFEETDNIFRDL from the coding sequence ATGGTCCTGCAACTCACCCCCATCGACCGCGCGAAATTTGCCGCCGCCCGCCGGGCCGTCGATCTGGTCGAGGACGGCATGAAGCTGGGCCTCGGCACCGGATCGACCGCCGCCTGGATGGTGCGCGCGCTGGCCGAGCGGGTGCGCGAGGAGAACCTGCGGCTGACCTGCGCCGCGACCTCGCGGCGGACGGCGGAACTGGGGCAGGAGCTGGGCCTCAAGGTGCTGCCGCTGGACGAGGCCGGTTGGCTGGACCTGACCATCGACGGCACCGACGAATTCGACGCCGACCTCACGCTCATCAAGGGCGGCGGCGGGGCGCTGCTGCGCGAAAAGATCGTCGCGACGGCCTCGGACCGGATGGTGGTCATCACCGACGCCTCGAAGGAGGTGAAGACGCTGGGCCATTTCCCGCTGCCGGTCGAGGTGATCCCCTTTGGCTGGCAGGCCAGCCGGATGCTGATCGAGGAATTGCTGAACGCGATGGACGTCATGGGCACCAACGCCACGCTCAGAATGAACGGCGAACGGCCCTTTGTCACCGACGAGGGCAATGTCATCCTGGACCTGGGCCTGGGCCGGATCGGCAACCCCCGGCAATTGTCGCTGGCGCTGAATCAGGTGCCCGGCGTGATCGAGAACGGCCTGTTCATCGACATCTGCGACGCGGTGGTGATCGGCTACGCCGACGGCCGGGTCGAATTTCGGGACCTGACCGAGGGCACCGTCGAGAACGAGCGCATCATCTTCGAGGAAACCGACAACATTTTTCGCGATCTCTGA
- a CDS encoding DUF697 domain-containing protein: MTNHGPLVIEIDDEPAPDVAAAPEIDRPEGQAMQRAVAGLARAPSGGGPGRWVLWAGSGLVSLVLGVAAWDFAARLIARVPVLGWLAAVLAGVLVLALILWAGREALGYARVRRLGAIRARAEGALARGDLTEARAVAQAVSGLYGAQDPSLDALDPEAVLETLEATLLIGLDARVQREIEAAARQVAMATALIPLAFADVAAALTANLRMIRRVAELYGGRPGAFGNWRLARAVAVHLMATGLVAVGDDLIGSLAGGGLLSKLSRRFGEGVVNGALTARVGLAAMDLCRPLPFRMGRRPGVSAVTGAALKGLFDRG, encoded by the coding sequence ATGACGAACCACGGGCCCTTGGTGATCGAGATCGACGACGAACCCGCGCCCGACGTCGCCGCCGCGCCCGAGATCGACAGGCCCGAAGGGCAGGCGATGCAGCGCGCCGTGGCGGGGCTGGCGCGCGCGCCGTCGGGCGGCGGGCCGGGGCGCTGGGTGCTCTGGGCGGGCTCGGGGCTGGTGTCGCTGGTGCTGGGCGTCGCGGCCTGGGATTTCGCCGCCCGGCTCATCGCGCGCGTGCCGGTGCTGGGCTGGCTGGCGGCGGTTCTGGCGGGGGTGCTGGTGCTGGCGCTGATCCTCTGGGCGGGGCGCGAGGCGCTGGGGTATGCGCGCGTCCGCCGCCTGGGCGCGATCCGCGCGCGGGCAGAGGGCGCGCTGGCCCGGGGCGACCTGACCGAGGCCCGCGCGGTCGCGCAGGCGGTCAGCGGGCTTTATGGCGCGCAGGACCCCAGCCTGGACGCTCTGGACCCCGAGGCCGTGCTGGAAACCCTCGAGGCGACGCTTCTGATCGGCCTCGATGCCCGGGTGCAACGGGAAATCGAAGCCGCCGCGCGCCAGGTCGCGATGGCGACGGCGCTGATCCCGCTGGCCTTTGCCGATGTCGCCGCCGCCCTGACCGCCAACCTGCGCATGATCCGCCGGGTCGCCGAACTCTATGGCGGACGGCCCGGGGCCTTTGGCAACTGGCGGCTGGCGCGGGCGGTGGCGGTGCATCTGATGGCGACCGGCCTGGTGGCGGTGGGCGACGACCTGATCGGCTCGCTCGCCGGCGGGGGGCTGCTGTCCAAACTCTCGCGCCGCTTCGGCGAGGGCGTGGTGAACGGCGCCTTGACGGCGCGCGTCGGGCTGGCGGCCATGGACCTGTGCCGGCCGCTGCCGTTCCGCATGGGGCGCCGGCCGGGGGTCAGCGCGGTGACCGGGGCGGCGCTCAAGGGGCTGTTCGACCGGGGGTGA